One stretch of Tenrec ecaudatus isolate mTenEca1 chromosome 18, mTenEca1.hap1, whole genome shotgun sequence DNA includes these proteins:
- the LOC142432599 gene encoding LOW QUALITY PROTEIN: leukocyte immunoglobulin-like receptor subfamily A member 6 (The sequence of the model RefSeq protein was modified relative to this genomic sequence to represent the inferred CDS: deleted 2 bases in 1 codon) gives MSTVLTSLLCLGLSLGQNIQAQAGTLLKPTIWAEPGSIVMFGRSVTIWCQGSLEAMEYHLHREVIQVPWDKVVPLELRSKAKFSISKMTMDYAGRYRCSYLSHTGMSALSDPLDMVMTGVYKPPTLSALPSPVVTTGGNVTLQCGSSLQFVRFTLCREGEQQRSWTLDSKQASHGLFQAVFSVGPVTPSHRWTFRCYGNFNSHPHLWSNPSDALQLLVSGEEFMKPFLLTQQDPVMSSRQAVTVSCSSDVR, from the exons ATGTCCACCGTgctgacctccttgctctgcctgG GGCTGAGTCTGGGCCAGAATATCCAAGCACAGGCTG GGACTCTTCTCAAACCTACCATCTGGGCTGAGCCTGGCTCTATAGTCATGTTTGGGAGATCTGTGACCATCTGGTGTCAGGGGTCCCTGGAGGCTATGGAATACCATCTGCATAGAGAGGTCATCCAAGTGCCCTGGGATAAAGTTGTCCCACTGGAGCTGAGGAGCAAGGCCAAGTTCTCCATTTCGAAAATGACTATGGACTATGCAGGGCGATATCGCTGTTCCTATCTCAGCCACACTGGGATGTCAGCACTCAGTGACCCCCTAGATATGGTGATGACAG GGGTCTacaaaccaccaaccctctcaGCCCTGCCGAGCCCCGTGGTGACCACAGGAGGGAATGTGACGCTCCAGTGTGGCTCATCTCTGCAGTTTGTCAGGTTCACTCTGTGTCGGGAAGGAGAGCAGCAGCGCTCCTGGACCCTGGACTCCAAGCAAGCATCCCATGGTCTCTTCCAGGCTGTGTTTTCTGTGGGCCCTGTGACCCCCAGCCACAGATGGACCTTCAGATGCTATGGCAACTTCAACAGCCATCCTCACCTGTGGTCGAACCCCAGTGATGCCCTGCAGCTTCTAGTCTCAGGTGAGGAATTCATG AAACCCTTTCTgttgacccagcaggacccagtcATGTCCTCTAGACAGGCT GTGACCGTCAGTTGTAGCTCTGATGTCAGATAG